The Gloeocapsa sp. PCC 73106 genomic sequence AACATTAGCCGAGTCCACTCAACGTCTTTCGAGGGATTTGAAAGGTGGTGTTGCTGAAGTTGATTGGCGTAATATTTCGGGGTTTAGAAATATCTTAGTACATAACTATTTGGGAGGAATTGACCTAGATGTGGTGTGGAATGTAATAGAGAATTATTTACCTGATCTTAAAAACCAAATTCAAACTCTTTTGTTAAAGTTTAAGTAATTAGACTTAAATAATAGGTGTTAAGCACTATGACTACAACTATACACTTTAATTTACCCATTAGTATTTCGGAATCCCTTCATTCAGAAGCAGAAGAACAGGCTAAGATCGCCTATATCATGACCTTGTTAAAACATGGAGAAATTGGTAGTGGTGTAGCGGGAAAACTATTGGGAATTAGTCGTTTAGAAGTTCTGGAATTGATGGCTCAGTATGGAGTTACGATTTTTCCCGAACAAAGTCGAGAAGATTTAGAGCAAGAAGTATTAGAAACTTGGTAAAAAAGCTATAATCGAAGTAAGATTTTCTTACTTTCTAATTTTCAAATCAGATGGCACAATCATCAGACCGCACCACAACTAAAACGATTTCTTTTTCCCGGAGATTGGTAATATCCTCTGGAAAAGGATCCGACGAGGCGAAATGACTCGTTTGCAAGCTCAAAATGATTTAGGTGTCCTCATGAATGTTGATGGCAAATTCTCTTAAAGTAGCTCTAATTGTAAAATAAAAAAGTAGTTTAAATAATAATATTATTATAATGAACAACAAATTAGTAGAATCTTTAGTACAAATAATTGACTCTCTTTCTTCTGAAGAGCAAACAGTCTTGATAGAAAATATTAAGGCTAAAAAAACACAACAAAATAGACAAAGAAACTACCAAAAACTATTAAAGCTAAAAACTCTGATTTTTGGGCATCGAAGCGGAACAACCATTCAACCCACACCTGAAAAAATAATTGACCAAATGCGTGAAGAAAGAACAGAAACATTAATAAAAGCTAGTTTCCCTGAATCATACCAAA encodes the following:
- a CDS encoding DUF86 domain-containing protein produces the protein MTSDEAYLKYILECLEKIEAYSRGGKEEFINNSMVQDAILRRLQTLAESTQRLSRDLKGGVAEVDWRNISGFRNILVHNYLGGIDLDVVWNVIENYLPDLKNQIQTLLLKFK
- a CDS encoding UPF0175 family protein, producing MTTTIHFNLPISISESLHSEAEEQAKIAYIMTLLKHGEIGSGVAGKLLGISRLEVLELMAQYGVTIFPEQSREDLEQEVLETW